A window from Tenacibaculum singaporense encodes these proteins:
- a CDS encoding flagellar basal body-associated FliL family protein, producing MSEYKLISQKKPAFPVTKKLGNYLKRHNRTIKIPIFYDDLLRFQGSVAVYDKHDNDTLWIRVFYNEFERAEIDLYLKKVYNILHSNGSDASIKHLNVDAIDFCTFGNSKPFRIKIRNILNDNYTYFYVKKTDASRIYGLELEDILSPYNLNFLVYEDTLIEEHISGIPGDVFINDYLDDCLDIEKAQLAKEFVKFNERCMIRLLGDMRSYNYVVVPTHDFENVVYKIRPIDFDQQCYEGKFKVYYPQFFKENLKLVQLVGDKLTSESIEQYQIEERSIVAKRILGSRSRLNRLLSAMKSDNISTPKNIEQLKSEIFEFTGDINFRDSDGMGEVLDSALTFVRRNYEDVSMKTIIQQQQRLH from the coding sequence ATGTCAGAATATAAACTCATATCACAAAAAAAACCAGCTTTTCCTGTTACCAAAAAACTAGGAAACTACTTAAAAAGACATAACAGAACTATAAAAATCCCTATTTTTTATGATGATTTGTTGCGTTTTCAAGGTTCGGTTGCTGTGTATGATAAACACGATAATGATACCTTATGGATACGTGTTTTTTATAATGAGTTTGAGCGGGCTGAAATTGATTTATACCTAAAAAAAGTATATAATATTTTACACTCTAACGGTTCTGATGCCAGTATTAAGCATTTAAATGTTGATGCTATCGATTTTTGTACGTTTGGTAACTCTAAACCTTTTCGTATAAAAATTCGAAATATTTTAAATGATAACTACACCTATTTTTACGTAAAAAAAACCGATGCTTCTCGTATTTACGGACTAGAGTTAGAGGATATTTTATCTCCTTACAACCTAAACTTTTTGGTATATGAAGACACGTTGATAGAAGAGCATATATCAGGAATTCCAGGAGATGTTTTTATCAATGATTATTTAGATGATTGTTTAGACATTGAAAAAGCACAACTGGCTAAAGAGTTTGTTAAATTTAACGAGCGTTGTATGATTCGTTTGTTAGGCGATATGCGTTCGTATAACTACGTAGTAGTGCCCACACACGATTTTGAAAATGTGGTATATAAAATTCGTCCGATAGATTTTGACCAACAATGTTACGAAGGGAAGTTTAAAGTTTATTATCCGCAGTTTTTTAAAGAAAATTTAAAGCTAGTTCAACTAGTTGGAGATAAGCTTACTTCAGAATCAATTGAGCAATATCAAATAGAAGAGCGATCAATTGTTGCTAAAAGAATTTTAGGTTCACGTTCTCGATTGAATCGTTTGCTTTCAGCTATGAAATCAGATAATATTTCTACACCCAAAAATATCGAACAATTAAAATCTGAAATTTTTGAATTTACAGGAGATATTAATTTTAGAGATAGTGATGGTATGGGAGAGGTTTTAGACAGTGCACTAACTTTTGTTCGTAGAAATTACGAAGATGTGAGTATGAAAACCATTATTCAACAACAGCAAAGATTACACTAG